Proteins from one Rhinolophus ferrumequinum isolate MPI-CBG mRhiFer1 chromosome 15 unlocalized genomic scaffold, mRhiFer1_v1.p scaffold_54_arrow_ctg1_1, whole genome shotgun sequence genomic window:
- the SPSB3 gene encoding SPRY domain-containing SOCS box protein 3 isoform X1, which translates to MKTSIVEAWGLAQPTEGRVQGELGDLPVCWVFPVLRTCVFFQILSTMARRPRSSRAWHFVLSAARRDADARAVALAGTTNWGYDSDGQHSDSDSDPDCSSLPLSIPSAVPVTGESFCDCDSQSEASFCGSLHTAHRGKDCRCGEEDDYFDWVWDDLNKSSATLLSCDNRKVNFHVEYSCGTAAIRGTKELGEGQHFWEIKMTSPVYGTDMMVGIGTSDVDLDKYQHTFCSLLGRDEDSWGLSYTGLLHHKGDKTSFSSRFGQGSIIGVHLDTWHGTLTFFKNRKCIGVAATKLRNRKFYPMVCSTAAKSSMKVIRSCASATSLQYLCCHRLRQLRPDSGDTLEGLPLPPGLKQVLHHKLGWVLSMSCGRRKSPVPSPKPTASPSSPETRRCQRKRCRRT; encoded by the exons ATGAAAACTTCCATTGTGGAGGCGTGGGGGCTGGCACAGCCGACCGAGGGCCGAGTGCAGGGGGAGCTGGGAGACCTTCCAGTGTGCTGGGTGTTTCCTGTGCTCAgaacctgtgttttctttcagatcCTGTCCACCATGGCTAGGCGGCCCCGGAGCAGCAGAGCCTGGCATTTTGTCTTGAGTGCAGCCCGCCGAGATGCAGATGCCCGGGCTGTGGCTCTCGCAGGGACCACTAACTGGGGCTACGATTCCGATGGGCAG CACAGTGACTCCGACTCTGACCCTGACTGCTCGTCCCTGCCGCTGTCCATCCCCAGCGCAGTGCCTGTGACGGGAGAGTCCTTCTGCGACTGTGACAGTCAGAGCGAAGCCTCCTTCTGCGGTAGCCTTCACACTGCCCACCGGGGCAAGGACTGCCGCTGCGGGGAGGAAGACGACT ATTTTGACTGGGTCTGGGATGACCTGAATAAGTCCTCGGCCACCCTGCTGAGCTGCGACAACCGGAAGGTCAACTTCCACGTGGAGTACAGCTGTGGCACAGCGGCCATCCGTGGCACCAAGGAGCTGGGGGAAGGCCAGCACTTCTGGGAGATCAAGATGACATCACCCGTCTACGGCACCGACATG ATGGTGGGCATCGGGACGTCGGACGTGGACCTGGACAAGTACCAACACACGTTCTGCAGCCTGCTCGGCAGAGACGAGGACAGCTGGGGCCTCTCCTACACAG GGCTCCTCCACCACAAGGGCGACAAGACAAGCTTCTCCTCGCGATTCGGTCAGGGCTCCATCATCGGCGTGCACCTGGACACCTGGCACGGGACGTTGACCTTCTTTAAGAACCGGAAATGCATAG gcGTGGCGGCCACCAAGCTGCGGAACAGGAAGTTCTACCCGATGGTGTGCTCCACGGCGGCCAAGAGCAGCATGAAGGTCATCCGCTCCTGCGCCAGCGCCACCTCCCTGCAGTACCTGTGCTGCCACCGCCTGCGCCAGCTCCGGCCCGACTCCGGGGACACACTGGAGGGCCTGCCCCTGCCGCCGGGCCTCAAGCAGGTGCTGCACCACAAGCTGGGCTGGGTCCTGAGCATGAGCTGCGGCCGCCGCAAGTCCCCTGTGCCCTCGCCCAAGCCCACGGCCAGTCCCAGCAGCCCTGAGACTCGGCGCTGCCAGAGGAAGCGCTGCCGACGGACCTAA
- the SPSB3 gene encoding SPRY domain-containing SOCS box protein 3 isoform X3, which translates to MQMPGLWLSQGPLTGATIPMGSAVPVTGESFCDCDSQSEASFCGSLHTAHRGKDCRCGEEDDYFDWVWDDLNKSSATLLSCDNRKVNFHVEYSCGTAAIRGTKELGEGQHFWEIKMTSPVYGTDMMVGIGTSDVDLDKYQHTFCSLLGRDEDSWGLSYTGLLHHKGDKTSFSSRFGQGSIIGVHLDTWHGTLTFFKNRKCIGVAATKLRNRKFYPMVCSTAAKSSMKVIRSCASATSLQYLCCHRLRQLRPDSGDTLEGLPLPPGLKQVLHHKLGWVLSMSCGRRKSPVPSPKPTASPSSPETRRCQRKRCRRT; encoded by the exons ATGCAGATGCCCGGGCTGTGGCTCTCGCAGGGACCACTAACTGGGGCTACGATTCCGATGGGCAG CGCAGTGCCTGTGACGGGAGAGTCCTTCTGCGACTGTGACAGTCAGAGCGAAGCCTCCTTCTGCGGTAGCCTTCACACTGCCCACCGGGGCAAGGACTGCCGCTGCGGGGAGGAAGACGACT ATTTTGACTGGGTCTGGGATGACCTGAATAAGTCCTCGGCCACCCTGCTGAGCTGCGACAACCGGAAGGTCAACTTCCACGTGGAGTACAGCTGTGGCACAGCGGCCATCCGTGGCACCAAGGAGCTGGGGGAAGGCCAGCACTTCTGGGAGATCAAGATGACATCACCCGTCTACGGCACCGACATG ATGGTGGGCATCGGGACGTCGGACGTGGACCTGGACAAGTACCAACACACGTTCTGCAGCCTGCTCGGCAGAGACGAGGACAGCTGGGGCCTCTCCTACACAG GGCTCCTCCACCACAAGGGCGACAAGACAAGCTTCTCCTCGCGATTCGGTCAGGGCTCCATCATCGGCGTGCACCTGGACACCTGGCACGGGACGTTGACCTTCTTTAAGAACCGGAAATGCATAG gcGTGGCGGCCACCAAGCTGCGGAACAGGAAGTTCTACCCGATGGTGTGCTCCACGGCGGCCAAGAGCAGCATGAAGGTCATCCGCTCCTGCGCCAGCGCCACCTCCCTGCAGTACCTGTGCTGCCACCGCCTGCGCCAGCTCCGGCCCGACTCCGGGGACACACTGGAGGGCCTGCCCCTGCCGCCGGGCCTCAAGCAGGTGCTGCACCACAAGCTGGGCTGGGTCCTGAGCATGAGCTGCGGCCGCCGCAAGTCCCCTGTGCCCTCGCCCAAGCCCACGGCCAGTCCCAGCAGCCCTGAGACTCGGCGCTGCCAGAGGAAGCGCTGCCGACGGACCTAA
- the SPSB3 gene encoding SPRY domain-containing SOCS box protein 3 isoform X2, with the protein MDVWMVFYTLYLSFIKVFGHWREILSTMARRPRSSRAWHFVLSAARRDADARAVALAGTTNWGYDSDGQHSDSDSDPDCSSLPLSIPSAVPVTGESFCDCDSQSEASFCGSLHTAHRGKDCRCGEEDDYFDWVWDDLNKSSATLLSCDNRKVNFHVEYSCGTAAIRGTKELGEGQHFWEIKMTSPVYGTDMMVGIGTSDVDLDKYQHTFCSLLGRDEDSWGLSYTGLLHHKGDKTSFSSRFGQGSIIGVHLDTWHGTLTFFKNRKCIGVAATKLRNRKFYPMVCSTAAKSSMKVIRSCASATSLQYLCCHRLRQLRPDSGDTLEGLPLPPGLKQVLHHKLGWVLSMSCGRRKSPVPSPKPTASPSSPETRRCQRKRCRRT; encoded by the exons ATGGATGTCTGGATGGTTTTCTATACACTCTACCTGAGTTTTATCAAGGTGTTTGGACACTGGCGCGAG atcCTGTCCACCATGGCTAGGCGGCCCCGGAGCAGCAGAGCCTGGCATTTTGTCTTGAGTGCAGCCCGCCGAGATGCAGATGCCCGGGCTGTGGCTCTCGCAGGGACCACTAACTGGGGCTACGATTCCGATGGGCAG CACAGTGACTCCGACTCTGACCCTGACTGCTCGTCCCTGCCGCTGTCCATCCCCAGCGCAGTGCCTGTGACGGGAGAGTCCTTCTGCGACTGTGACAGTCAGAGCGAAGCCTCCTTCTGCGGTAGCCTTCACACTGCCCACCGGGGCAAGGACTGCCGCTGCGGGGAGGAAGACGACT ATTTTGACTGGGTCTGGGATGACCTGAATAAGTCCTCGGCCACCCTGCTGAGCTGCGACAACCGGAAGGTCAACTTCCACGTGGAGTACAGCTGTGGCACAGCGGCCATCCGTGGCACCAAGGAGCTGGGGGAAGGCCAGCACTTCTGGGAGATCAAGATGACATCACCCGTCTACGGCACCGACATG ATGGTGGGCATCGGGACGTCGGACGTGGACCTGGACAAGTACCAACACACGTTCTGCAGCCTGCTCGGCAGAGACGAGGACAGCTGGGGCCTCTCCTACACAG GGCTCCTCCACCACAAGGGCGACAAGACAAGCTTCTCCTCGCGATTCGGTCAGGGCTCCATCATCGGCGTGCACCTGGACACCTGGCACGGGACGTTGACCTTCTTTAAGAACCGGAAATGCATAG gcGTGGCGGCCACCAAGCTGCGGAACAGGAAGTTCTACCCGATGGTGTGCTCCACGGCGGCCAAGAGCAGCATGAAGGTCATCCGCTCCTGCGCCAGCGCCACCTCCCTGCAGTACCTGTGCTGCCACCGCCTGCGCCAGCTCCGGCCCGACTCCGGGGACACACTGGAGGGCCTGCCCCTGCCGCCGGGCCTCAAGCAGGTGCTGCACCACAAGCTGGGCTGGGTCCTGAGCATGAGCTGCGGCCGCCGCAAGTCCCCTGTGCCCTCGCCCAAGCCCACGGCCAGTCCCAGCAGCCCTGAGACTCGGCGCTGCCAGAGGAAGCGCTGCCGACGGACCTAA
- the NUBP2 gene encoding cytosolic Fe-S cluster assembly factor NUBP2 isoform X1 has protein sequence MEAAAAEPGNLAGVRHVILVLSGKGGVGKSTISTELALALRHAGKKVGILDVDLCGPSIPRMLRAQGRAVHQCGSGWVPVFVDQEQSISLMSVGFLLENPDQAVVWRGPKKNALIKQFVSDVAWGQLDYLVVDTPPGTSDEHMAAVDALRPYSPLGALLVTTPQAVSVGDVRRELTFCRKTGLRVIGIVENMSGFVCPHCTECTNVFSRGGGEELARHAGVPFLGSVPLDPDLTRSLEEGRDFIQEFPESPAFPVLSAIAQKILNETSAQLS, from the exons ATGGAGGCGGCGGCAG CAGAGCCTGGAAACCTGGCCGGCGTCCGGCACGTCATCCTCGTCCTCTCGGGAAAGGGCGGGGTTGGGAAAAGCACCATCTCCACAgagctggccctggccctgcgCCACGCGGGCAAGAAG GTGGGGATCCTTGACGTGGACCTGTGTGGCCCCAGCATCCCCCGCATGCTCCGGGCCCAGGGCAGGGCCGTGCACCAGTGTGGCAGCGGCTGGGTGCCCGTCTTCGTCGACCAGGAGCAGAGTATCTCCCTCATGTCTGTGGGCTTCCTGCTGGAGAATCCAGACCAGGCTGTGGTGTGGCGAGGCCCCAAGAAAAACG CGCTGATAAAGCAGTTTGTGTCTGACGTGGCCTGGGGACAGCTGGACTACCTGGTTGTGGACACGCCCCCGGGGACCTCTGATGAGCACATGGCCGCTGTGGACGCCCTGCGCCCCTACAGCCCCCTGGGCGCCCTCCTGGTCACCACGCCCCAG GCAGTGTCCGTGGGGGACGTGAGGCGGGAGCTGACCTTCTGTAGGAAGACGGGGTTGCGGGTGATCGGCATCGTGGAGAACATGAGTGGCTTTGTCTGCCCGCACTGCACG GAGTGCACCAATGTCTTCTCCAGGGGAGGCGGCGAGGAACTGGCCAGACACGCTGGAGTCCCCTTCCTAG GCTCCGTGCCCCTGGACCCCGACCTCACGAGGAGCCTGGAGGAGGGCCGAGACTTCATCCAGGAGTTCCCTGAGAGCCCTGCCTTTCCCGTACTCTCCGCCATAGCCCAGAAAATTCTGAACGAGACGTCTGCTCAGCTCTCTTGA
- the HAGH gene encoding hydroxyacylglutathione hydrolase, mitochondrial isoform X2: MKVELLPALTDNYMYLVIDEDTKEAAIVDPVQPQKVIETVKKHGVKLTTLLTTHHHWDHAGGNEKLVKLEPGLKVYGGDDRIGALTHKVTHLSTLQVGSLNVKCLSTPCHTSGHICYFVTKPGSSEPPAVFTGDTLFVAGCGKFYEGTADEMYKALLEVLGRLPPDTRVYCGHEYTINNLKFARQVEPSNTAIQEKLAWAKEKYNSGEPTVPSTIAEEFTYNPFMRVREKTVQQHAGETDPVTTMRAIRKEKDNFKVPRD; this comes from the exons ATGAAGGTTGAGTTACTGCCTGCTCTGACTGACAACTACATGTACCTGGTCATTGATGAGGACACCAAGGAGGCCGCCATCGTGGACCCGGTGCAGCCCCAGAAG GTTATAGAAACGGTGAAGAAGCACGGCGTGAAGCTGACCACACTGCTTACCACCCACCACCATTG GGACCACGCTGGCGGGAATGAGAAGCTCGTTAAGCTGGAGCCTGGGCTGAAAGTATACGGGGGCGATGACCGGATTGGGGCCCTGACTCACAAGGTCACACACCTGTCCACTCTGCAG GTGGGGTCTCTCAACGTCAAGTGCCTGTCTACTCCGTGCCACACTTCTGGACACATCTGCTACTTTGTGACCAAGCCCGGCAGTTCTGAGCCCCCTGCTGTGTTCACAG GGGACACCTTATTTGTGGCTGGCTGTGGGAAGTTCTATGAAGGGACTGCGGACGAGATGTACAAAGCCCTGCTCGAGGTCCTGGGCCGGCTCCCTCCTGACACA AGAGTGTACTGTGGCCATGAATATACCATCAACAACCTCAAGTTCGCCCGCCAGGTGGAGCCCAGCAACACCGCCATTCAGGAGAAACTGGCCTGGGCCAAG GAGAAGTACAACAGTGGGGAGCCCACAGTGCCGTCCACCATTGCAGAGGAGTTCACTTACAACCCGTTCATGAGAGTGAG GGAGAAGACCGTGCAGCAGCATGCGGGGGAGACGGACCCGGTCACCACCATGAGGGCCATCCGCAAAGAGAAGGACAATTTCAAGGTGCCCCGGGACTGA
- the NUBP2 gene encoding cytosolic Fe-S cluster assembly factor NUBP2 isoform X2 produces the protein MEAAAEPGNLAGVRHVILVLSGKGGVGKSTISTELALALRHAGKKVGILDVDLCGPSIPRMLRAQGRAVHQCGSGWVPVFVDQEQSISLMSVGFLLENPDQAVVWRGPKKNALIKQFVSDVAWGQLDYLVVDTPPGTSDEHMAAVDALRPYSPLGALLVTTPQAVSVGDVRRELTFCRKTGLRVIGIVENMSGFVCPHCTECTNVFSRGGGEELARHAGVPFLGSVPLDPDLTRSLEEGRDFIQEFPESPAFPVLSAIAQKILNETSAQLS, from the exons ATGGAGGCGGCGGCAG AGCCTGGAAACCTGGCCGGCGTCCGGCACGTCATCCTCGTCCTCTCGGGAAAGGGCGGGGTTGGGAAAAGCACCATCTCCACAgagctggccctggccctgcgCCACGCGGGCAAGAAG GTGGGGATCCTTGACGTGGACCTGTGTGGCCCCAGCATCCCCCGCATGCTCCGGGCCCAGGGCAGGGCCGTGCACCAGTGTGGCAGCGGCTGGGTGCCCGTCTTCGTCGACCAGGAGCAGAGTATCTCCCTCATGTCTGTGGGCTTCCTGCTGGAGAATCCAGACCAGGCTGTGGTGTGGCGAGGCCCCAAGAAAAACG CGCTGATAAAGCAGTTTGTGTCTGACGTGGCCTGGGGACAGCTGGACTACCTGGTTGTGGACACGCCCCCGGGGACCTCTGATGAGCACATGGCCGCTGTGGACGCCCTGCGCCCCTACAGCCCCCTGGGCGCCCTCCTGGTCACCACGCCCCAG GCAGTGTCCGTGGGGGACGTGAGGCGGGAGCTGACCTTCTGTAGGAAGACGGGGTTGCGGGTGATCGGCATCGTGGAGAACATGAGTGGCTTTGTCTGCCCGCACTGCACG GAGTGCACCAATGTCTTCTCCAGGGGAGGCGGCGAGGAACTGGCCAGACACGCTGGAGTCCCCTTCCTAG GCTCCGTGCCCCTGGACCCCGACCTCACGAGGAGCCTGGAGGAGGGCCGAGACTTCATCCAGGAGTTCCCTGAGAGCCCTGCCTTTCCCGTACTCTCCGCCATAGCCCAGAAAATTCTGAACGAGACGTCTGCTCAGCTCTCTTGA
- the IGFALS gene encoding insulin-like growth factor-binding protein complex acid labile subunit, which produces MALRKEGLALAVLLVSWAALGPCGLGGAEPRVPGDAEGLQCPAVCTCGHDDYTDELSVFCSSRNLTRLPDGIPDSARALWLDGNNFSSIPEAAFRNLSSLGFLNLQGSGLASLEPKALLGLQNLYHLHLERNQLRGLAARTFLHTPGLASLGLNNNLLSRVDEGLFQGLANLWDLNLGWNSLAVLPDSAFQGLANLHELVLAGNKLAYLQPPLFCGLGELRELDLSRNALRSVKSNVFVKLPKLQKLYLDHNLITAVAPGAFLGMKALRWLDLSHNRVAGLLEDTFPGLLGLHVLRLSHNAIAGLRPRTFKDLHFLEELRLGHNRLRQLPDKVFEGLGQLEVLTLNDNQIQEVKAGAFVGLLNVAVMNLSGNCLRNLPEQVFQGLAKLHSLHLEGSCLGRVRQHTFAGLSGLRRLFLKDSGIVAIEEQSLRGLPELLELDLTSNQLTQLPSQLFQGLGKLEYLLLSRNRLSALSADTLGPLQRTFWLDVSHNLLEALPEAVLSPLGRLRYLSLRNNSLRTFVPQHAGLEHLWLEGNPWHCGCPLRALRAFALQHPAVVPRFVQAVVEGDDCQPPVYTYNNITCASPPGIVGLDLRDVSEAHFAHC; this is translated from the exons ATGGCCCTGAGGAAAG AAGGCCTGGCCCTGGCAGTGCTGCTGGTCTCCTGGGCAGCACTGGGCCCCTGTGGCCTGGGAGGAGCGGAGCCCCGAGTGCCAGGGGACGCTGAGGGCCTGCAGTGCCCGGCCGTCTGCACCTGCGGCCACGACGACTACACGGACGAGCTGAGCGTCTTCTGCAGCTCCCGGAACCTCACTCGGCTGCCCGACGGCATTCCAGACAGCGCCAGGGCCCTGTGGCTGGACGGCAACAACTTCTCCTCCATCCCCGAGGCGGCCTTCCGGAACCTCTCCAGCCTGGGCTTCCTCAACCTGCAGGGCAGCGGGCTGGCCAGCCTGGAGCCGAAGGCGCTGCTGGGCCTGCAGAACCTGTACCACCTGCACCTGGAGCGGAACCAGCTGCGTGGCCTGGCTGCCCGCACCTTCCTGCACACACCGGGCCTGGCTTCTCTCGGTCTCAATAACAACCTGCTCAGCAGGGTGGATGAGGGCCTCTTCCAGGGCCTGGCCAACCTCTGGGACCTCAACCTGGGCTGGAACAGCCTGGCCGTGCTTCCCGACTCCGCGTTCCAGGGCCTGGCCAACCTGCACGAGCTGGTGCTGGCAGGCAACAAGCTGGCCTACCTGCAGCCCCCGCTCTTCTGCGGCCTGGGCGAGCTCCGGGAGCTGGACCTCAGCAGGAACGCCCTGCGCAGCGTCAAGTCCAACGTCTTCGTCAAGCTGCCCAAGCTCCAGAAGCTCTACCTGGACCACAACCTCATCACAGCCGTGGCCCCGGGTGCCTTCCTGGGCATGAAGGCACTGCGCTGGCTGGACCTGTCGCACAACCGCGTGGCGGGCCTTCTGGAGGACACCTTCCCGGGCCTGCTAGGCCTGCACGTCCTGCGCCTCTCGCACAACGCAATCGCCGGCCTGCGGCCCCGGACCTTCAAAGACCTGCACTTCCTGGAGGAGCTGCGGCTGGGCCACAACCGCCTGCGGCAGCTGCCCGACAAGGTCTTCGAGGGGCTGGGCCAGCTGGAGGTGCTCACGCTCAACGACAACCAGATCCAGGAGGTCAAGGCGGGCGCCTTCGTCGGCCTCCTGAACGTGGCCGTCATGAACCTCTCCGGCAACTGCCTGCGGAACCTCCCGGAGCAGGTGTTCCAGGGCCTGGCCAAGCTGCACAGCCTGCACCTGGAAGGCAGCTGCCTGGGCCGCGTCCGCCAGCACACCTTCGCAGGGCTCTCGGGGCTGCGCAGGCTCTTCCTCAAGGACAGTGGCATCGTGGCCATTGAGGAGCAGAGCCTGCGGGGGCTCCCTGAGCTCCTGGAGCTGGACCTCACCTCCAACCAGCTCACGCAGCTGCCCAGCCAGCTCTTCCAGGGCCTCGGCAAGCTGGAGTACCTGCTCCTGTCCCGCAACCGGCTGTCAGCACTGTCGGCGGACACTCTGGGCCCTCTGCAGCGCACCTTCTGGCTGGACGTCTCCCACAACCTCCTGGAGGCCCTGCCCGAGGCCGTGCTCTCGCCTCTGGGGCGGCTGCGCTACCTCAGCCTCAGGAACAACTCCTTGCGGACCTTCGTGCCCCAGCACGCCGGCCTGGAGCACCTGTGGCTGGAGGGCAACCCCTGGCACTGTGGCTGCCCGCTCCGGGCCCTGAGGGCCTTTGCCCTGCAGCACCCCGCCGTCGTGCCCCGCTTCGTCCAGGCCGTCGTGGAGGGGGACGACTGCCAGCCCCCCGTGTACACCTACAACAACATCACCTGCGCCAGCCCGCCTGGCATCGTGGGACTGGACCTGCGTGATGTCAGCGAGGCCCACTTTGCTCATTGCTGA
- the HAGH gene encoding hydroxyacylglutathione hydrolase, mitochondrial isoform X1 translates to MVLGYRLLGRRSLAVLGAACARHGLGPALLGSLLHHTDLRKSLTVEQGAMKVELLPALTDNYMYLVIDEDTKEAAIVDPVQPQKVIETVKKHGVKLTTLLTTHHHWDHAGGNEKLVKLEPGLKVYGGDDRIGALTHKVTHLSTLQVGSLNVKCLSTPCHTSGHICYFVTKPGSSEPPAVFTGDTLFVAGCGKFYEGTADEMYKALLEVLGRLPPDTRVYCGHEYTINNLKFARQVEPSNTAIQEKLAWAKEKYNSGEPTVPSTIAEEFTYNPFMRVREKTVQQHAGETDPVTTMRAIRKEKDNFKVPRD, encoded by the exons ATGGTGCTGGGCTACCGGCTGCTCGGCCGCCGGAGTCTAGCCGTGCTGGGAGCCGCCTGCGCTCGCCACGGCCTGG GTCCAGCGCTGCTGGGAAGCCTTCTCCATCACACAGATTTGAGGAAGAGCTTGACCGTGGAACAGGGCGCCATGAAGGTTGAGTTACTGCCTGCTCTGACTGACAACTACATGTACCTGGTCATTGATGAGGACACCAAGGAGGCCGCCATCGTGGACCCGGTGCAGCCCCAGAAG GTTATAGAAACGGTGAAGAAGCACGGCGTGAAGCTGACCACACTGCTTACCACCCACCACCATTG GGACCACGCTGGCGGGAATGAGAAGCTCGTTAAGCTGGAGCCTGGGCTGAAAGTATACGGGGGCGATGACCGGATTGGGGCCCTGACTCACAAGGTCACACACCTGTCCACTCTGCAG GTGGGGTCTCTCAACGTCAAGTGCCTGTCTACTCCGTGCCACACTTCTGGACACATCTGCTACTTTGTGACCAAGCCCGGCAGTTCTGAGCCCCCTGCTGTGTTCACAG GGGACACCTTATTTGTGGCTGGCTGTGGGAAGTTCTATGAAGGGACTGCGGACGAGATGTACAAAGCCCTGCTCGAGGTCCTGGGCCGGCTCCCTCCTGACACA AGAGTGTACTGTGGCCATGAATATACCATCAACAACCTCAAGTTCGCCCGCCAGGTGGAGCCCAGCAACACCGCCATTCAGGAGAAACTGGCCTGGGCCAAG GAGAAGTACAACAGTGGGGAGCCCACAGTGCCGTCCACCATTGCAGAGGAGTTCACTTACAACCCGTTCATGAGAGTGAG GGAGAAGACCGTGCAGCAGCATGCGGGGGAGACGGACCCGGTCACCACCATGAGGGCCATCCGCAAAGAGAAGGACAATTTCAAGGTGCCCCGGGACTGA
- the HAGH gene encoding hydroxyacylglutathione hydrolase, mitochondrial isoform X3 encodes MVLGYRLLGRRSLAVLGAACARHGLGPALLGSLLHHTDLRKSLTVEQGAMKVELLPALTDNYMYLVIDEDTKEAAIVDPVQPQKVIETVKKHGVKLTTLLTTHHHWDHAGGNEKLVKLEPGLKVYGGDDRIGALTHKVTHLSTLQGTPYLWLAVGSSMKGLRTRCTKPCSRSWAGSLLTQECTVAMNIPSTTSSSPARWSPATPPFRRNWPGPRRSTTVGSPQCRPPLQRSSLTTRS; translated from the exons ATGGTGCTGGGCTACCGGCTGCTCGGCCGCCGGAGTCTAGCCGTGCTGGGAGCCGCCTGCGCTCGCCACGGCCTGG GTCCAGCGCTGCTGGGAAGCCTTCTCCATCACACAGATTTGAGGAAGAGCTTGACCGTGGAACAGGGCGCCATGAAGGTTGAGTTACTGCCTGCTCTGACTGACAACTACATGTACCTGGTCATTGATGAGGACACCAAGGAGGCCGCCATCGTGGACCCGGTGCAGCCCCAGAAG GTTATAGAAACGGTGAAGAAGCACGGCGTGAAGCTGACCACACTGCTTACCACCCACCACCATTG GGACCACGCTGGCGGGAATGAGAAGCTCGTTAAGCTGGAGCCTGGGCTGAAAGTATACGGGGGCGATGACCGGATTGGGGCCCTGACTCACAAGGTCACACACCTGTCCACTCTGCAG GGGACACCTTATTTGTGGCTGGCTGTGGGAAGTTCTATGAAGGGACTGCGGACGAGATGTACAAAGCCCTGCTCGAGGTCCTGGGCCGGCTCCCTCCTGACACA AGAGTGTACTGTGGCCATGAATATACCATCAACAACCTCAAGTTCGCCCGCCAGGTGGAGCCCAGCAACACCGCCATTCAGGAGAAACTGGCCTGGGCCAAG GAGAAGTACAACAGTGGGGAGCCCACAGTGCCGTCCACCATTGCAGAGGAGTTCACTTACAACCCGTTCATGA